Proteins from a genomic interval of Quercus robur chromosome 9, dhQueRobu3.1, whole genome shotgun sequence:
- the LOC126698104 gene encoding rust resistance kinase Lr10-like isoform X5, with product MFLTSWPVNNDDPNISCTDVHHELAYGFEISWLRGICKSSCRGDIYSCYLDDANHLQCDVTNIFDLGLGYSLLTLLAGWCVSLYNLFTAGRQTLGRPFKNDLYIDYSYLSLNIVLIHVAAKMFLGAPCVVAFLTYKCRRRHLSMYNVVEEFLQSQNNLMSIRYSYPEIRKITKGFMEKLGEGGYGSVFKGKLQSGQLVAIKVLGMSKANGQDFISEVATIGRIHHANVVQLIGFCAEGPRRALIYEFMPNGSLDKYIFSQDGSISLSIEKTYKISLGVARGIEYLHRGCDMQILHFDIKPHNILLDENFTPKVSDFGLAKLYPVDDSIVALTAARGTLGYIAPELFYKNIGGVSYKADVYSFGMLLLEMANRRKNFNEFADHSSQIYFPTWVYEQVSKGNEIVMEDATAEEKKTIKKMILVALWCIQMKPSDRPSMNKVVKMLEGEECLQIPSKPILLSLEDVRDNLNPTCSSIQSGESSQSAQFQMQTM from the exons ATGTTTCTTACTTCGTGGCCAGTAAATAACGATGACCCAAATATCTCCTGTACGGACGTTCACCATGAATTAGCATATGGTTTTGAGATTTCGTGGCTCCGAGGTATTTGTAAAAGTTCTTGCAGAGGAGATATCTATTCTTGCTACCTCGATGACGCGAACCATCTTCAATGCGACGTCACAAATATTTTTGACCTTG GATTGGGTTACTCACTACTTACTTTGCTCGCGG GATGGTGTGTAAGTCTATATAATTTATTCACAG CAGGAAGGCAGACTCTTGGGCGcccatttaaaaatgatttatatATAG aTTATAGTTACTTATCTCTAAACATCG TATTAATACACGTTGCAGCAAAAATGTTCTTGGGAGCTCCATGTGTGGTTGCCTTTTTGACATATAAGTGCCGTAGGAGGCATTTATCAATGTATAATGTTGTTGAAGAATTTCTGCAAAGTCAAAATAACCTCATGTCAATAAGGTACTCTTACCCAGAAATTAGGAAGATCACCAAAGGTTTCATGGAGAAATTGGGAGAAGGAGGCTATGGCTCTGTATTTAAAGGAAAGCTTCAAAGTGGCCAACTTGTAGCTATAAAGGTGTTGGGTATGTCCAAAGCCAATGGCCAAGACTTTATCAGTGAAGTTGCGACCATTGGCAGGATTCACCACGCTAATGTAGTTCAACTCATTGGCTTTTGTGCTGAGGGACCAAGGCGCGCCCTTATATATGAATTCATGCCTAATGGTTCTCTTGACAAATACATTTTTTCTCAAGATGGAAGTATCTCTTTAAGTATTGAGAAAACATACAAGATTTCTCTTGGAGTGGCTCGTGGGATTGAATATCTACATCGAGGATGTGACATGCAAATTCTGCATTTTGATATCAAGCCTCATAACATTCTTCTTGATGAGAACTTCACCCCAAAAGTTTCTGATTTCGGGCTTGCAAAACTTTATCCTGTAGATGATAGCATAGTGGCTTTAACTGCTGCAAGAGGAACATTAGGATATATAGCTCCAGAGTTGTTCTATAAAAACATTGGAGGTGTCTCCTATAAAGCTGATGTTTATAGTTTCGGCATGTTATTGTTGGAAATGGCGAATAGAAGAAAGaactttaatgaatttgcagaCCATTCAAGCCAAATTTACTTTCCAACTTGGGTTTACGAACAAGTTAGCAAAGGAAATGAGATAGTAATGGAAGATGCCACAGCGGaggagaaaaaaacaattaagaaGATGATTTTGGTTGCATTATGGTGCATACAAATGAAGCCTAGTGATCGTCCTTCAATGAACAAAGTTGTAAAAATGCTTGAAGGAGAAGAATGCTTACAAATACCTTCCAAACCTATCTTATTATCACTAGAGGATGTAAGAGATAACTTAAATCCAACTTGCTCATCAATTCAATCAGGAGAATCAAGTCAATCAGCTCAATTTCAAATGCAAACAATGTGA